One Sporomusaceae bacterium FL31 DNA window includes the following coding sequences:
- the rfaC gene encoding lipopolysaccharide heptosyltransferase 1 gives MINNILVVKMSAIGDVIHALPVSYALKESFPQAKVTWVVEKAAYDLLTNNPYIDQVLLFEKNKFRSVGGLMRNLPSFSAILKQGNFDAVLDLQGLAKSAAIAYLSGAKTKLGFCNMREFSHLVSRPVCGPNQNGHVVERYLDVARELGCKVREVKFPVHITDKEKTAAVQILKQAGMNIDKSYVILAVGANWPNKRWPTLHYAQLVNLLYENNVIPVIIGGSGDKRLADEIIAAANIPPVDLTGKTTLKQLAYIIKKAKVLVGGDTGPMHLSVGIGTPVIALMGPTDIKRNGPYGTGHIALQVSTLCSGCWKRQCPQQKDCLGAITVPEVYESITTLLR, from the coding sequence ATGATAAATAATATTCTTGTCGTAAAAATGAGCGCTATTGGTGATGTCATTCATGCATTACCTGTATCCTATGCACTGAAAGAATCTTTTCCCCAAGCAAAAGTTACTTGGGTTGTTGAAAAGGCAGCATATGATCTGCTTACTAATAATCCATATATAGATCAGGTTCTTCTATTTGAGAAGAATAAGTTTCGTTCTGTAGGAGGGCTTATGAGAAATCTGCCCTCTTTTTCCGCTATTTTAAAGCAAGGTAATTTTGATGCTGTATTAGATCTTCAAGGCTTGGCTAAGAGTGCTGCAATTGCTTATTTAAGCGGAGCTAAAACTAAATTGGGATTCTGCAATATGCGTGAATTTAGTCATTTGGTTAGCCGCCCAGTATGCGGTCCTAATCAAAATGGACATGTCGTAGAACGATATCTTGATGTTGCCCGAGAACTTGGATGCAAGGTAAGGGAAGTTAAGTTTCCAGTGCACATTACCGATAAGGAAAAAACAGCTGCTGTGCAAATTCTTAAGCAGGCCGGTATGAATATCGATAAATCCTATGTCATTTTAGCTGTGGGCGCAAACTGGCCTAATAAACGCTGGCCAACTTTGCATTACGCACAGTTAGTGAATTTACTGTATGAGAATAATGTTATCCCGGTAATTATTGGAGGATCTGGAGATAAACGCTTAGCTGATGAGATTATCGCAGCAGCGAATATTCCGCCAGTCGATTTAACCGGAAAAACTACATTGAAACAGTTGGCTTACATCATAAAAAAAGCTAAGGTTTTAGTTGGTGGAGACACAGGGCCAATGCACCTTAGTGTTGGAATTGGTACACCAGTAATTGCTTTAATGGGACCGACCGATATAAAGCGCAATGGCCCCTATGGAACTGGTCATATTGCATTACAAGTGAGTACTTTATGTAGTGGCTGTTGGAAACGTCAATGCCCGCAACAAAAGGATTGTTTAGGTGCAATAACTGTGCCTGAAGTTTATGAGTCAATTACAACATTATTGAGGTAG
- the tagD gene encoding glycerol-3-phosphate cytidylyltransferase, producing the protein MIIVRNKAAQLGEQLKNQGNKVVFTNGCFDILHAGHVRYLNAAKQYGDCLVLGLNSDDSVRKLKGPSRPINNESDRAEVIAALKAVDYVIIFDEATAEQLVSELKPDIYVKGGDYSVETLPEAKVAAAYGGQTVLIPLVEGRSSTRIIDKIANQK; encoded by the coding sequence ATGATCATTGTGAGAAATAAAGCAGCTCAGTTAGGAGAACAACTAAAAAATCAAGGAAATAAAGTAGTGTTTACGAATGGGTGTTTTGATATTCTGCATGCTGGTCATGTACGCTATTTAAATGCTGCTAAACAGTATGGCGATTGTTTGGTACTTGGATTGAACAGTGATGATTCAGTACGAAAACTTAAGGGGCCGAGCCGACCTATTAACAATGAAAGTGATAGAGCAGAAGTGATAGCTGCGTTAAAAGCAGTGGATTATGTAATTATTTTTGATGAAGCGACGGCTGAGCAATTAGTCAGTGAGCTGAAGCCTGATATTTATGTAAAAGGCGGCGATTATTCAGTTGAGACATTACCTGAAGCAAAAGTCGCTGCTGCATATGGCGGACAAACAGTTCTAATACCTTTAGTTGAGGGACGTTCCTCAACAAGGATAATTGACAAAATAGCCAATCAGAAATAG
- the rbsK_3 gene encoding ribokinase yields the protein MNSHLMQVINEFDKQKILVIGDVVADIYLQGKISRISREAPVLVLEHTGEKIVPGGAANAVHNTATLGGQVYAVGIIGDDSAGIGLAGTLQEKGVITAGLVRDGERSTITKTRVVAGGLATVSQQVVRIDRESKTPVSSQTEQSLLKYIKGMIQQVSGVVMSDYGSGTISADIRAFIIEKCRQLNIPCVVDSRYDILKFTGVGYVKQNEAEAAAAANMDIISESNILDAGKLLLDKLQADGVLITRGGEGMSLFEANGAVHHIPVTNRSEVFDVSGAGDTAVAAMILALAAGAAPVLACQLANFAAGIAVKKLGTATVTAAELKQAIGDYYDHCEK from the coding sequence TTGAATAGTCACCTGATGCAAGTTATTAATGAATTTGATAAGCAAAAAATTTTAGTCATTGGAGATGTGGTGGCTGATATATATTTACAAGGCAAGATATCACGTATTTCTCGTGAAGCACCAGTGTTGGTTTTAGAGCATACTGGAGAAAAAATAGTTCCTGGCGGTGCTGCTAATGCTGTTCATAATACTGCAACATTAGGTGGTCAGGTTTACGCAGTCGGAATTATTGGTGATGACAGTGCAGGTATTGGCTTAGCGGGTACGCTGCAGGAAAAAGGAGTTATCACTGCAGGATTGGTTCGTGATGGTGAACGTTCTACAATTACTAAGACCCGGGTAGTAGCTGGTGGATTGGCTACTGTAAGTCAACAGGTCGTTCGTATAGACCGGGAATCCAAGACCCCTGTATCATCCCAAACAGAACAATCACTTCTTAAATATATAAAAGGAATGATCCAACAAGTTAGCGGGGTTGTAATGAGTGATTATGGAAGTGGAACAATATCTGCTGATATTCGGGCTTTCATTATTGAAAAATGCCGCCAACTGAATATTCCATGTGTGGTTGATTCACGGTATGATATTTTAAAATTTACCGGTGTGGGATATGTTAAACAAAATGAGGCTGAAGCCGCTGCTGCAGCCAATATGGACATCATTAGTGAGAGTAATATACTTGATGCAGGAAAACTGCTGCTTGACAAACTGCAAGCAGACGGTGTATTAATTACCCGCGGTGGTGAGGGGATGAGCCTCTTTGAAGCCAATGGTGCCGTGCATCATATACCGGTTACAAATCGCAGTGAGGTTTTTGATGTAAGTGGGGCGGGTGATACGGCGGTGGCAGCCATGATTTTGGCCCTTGCAGCCGGAGCGGCTCCTGTACTAGCTTGTCAGTTGGCTAATTTTGCTGCTGGGATAGCGGTCAAAAAACTTGGAACTGCAACTGTAACGGCAGCGGAATTAAAACAAGCGATCGGAGATTACTATGATCATTGTGAGAAATAA
- the lptD_2 gene encoding LPS-assembly protein LptD yields MNNAKKYLLGLLALITVFSTVLPVQAAETKNNTKSAAVTAPIIFEGDDLSFSDATGEVFAKGNVKIQKDQTLIQTEELRGNTKESTVWVDGSANLTQPGVNLVGTGVEYNYKIRSGLMNQAKGKVGHEFVAAHNISMTSEELVLHDGTITRCPAKVPDYHISADKIEVWPGDKMIAYNAKFWIKDKMIFSIPKYQKSIKENARSESDFPQLGYTSKDGAYIIQHLEYPVSNDTAAFVNLAYYTKSDFKPNFGLKNSNGNYSMSLSQGYFRDDDDNWIKKEPELRVNFGEKIGQSPFNYSVGAVYGKWVDNYKTSWHQDYSIYFSRDPIEINHTTKLYLGTGFEWVQESYNKSTQEIFRYDAVVTKEFAPRFSSWVGYHYYDKEMNLFDYDVPDLNKQLDVGFHYKIDKMNAITFNQSYDMENHQIFDQDYTWNRDLHCWQVDITYRAKRGELKWLLTTKQW; encoded by the coding sequence ATGAACAATGCAAAAAAGTATCTGTTAGGTTTATTGGCCCTGATTACTGTTTTTAGCACGGTCCTGCCTGTCCAGGCTGCCGAAACAAAAAATAATACAAAATCTGCTGCGGTTACTGCACCGATTATATTTGAAGGTGATGACCTGTCCTTTAGTGATGCAACAGGTGAGGTATTTGCCAAAGGCAACGTGAAAATCCAAAAAGATCAAACTTTAATTCAAACTGAAGAATTGCGCGGCAACACCAAAGAAAGCACCGTTTGGGTTGATGGCTCAGCTAATCTTACGCAGCCAGGAGTCAATCTTGTTGGTACAGGTGTTGAATACAATTATAAAATTCGCTCAGGTTTGATGAACCAGGCTAAAGGAAAAGTTGGTCACGAGTTTGTTGCTGCTCATAATATTAGTATGACTTCTGAAGAACTTGTGCTGCATGATGGAACAATCACCAGATGCCCGGCGAAGGTTCCTGATTATCATATTAGCGCTGACAAAATAGAAGTATGGCCAGGCGATAAGATGATTGCTTACAATGCTAAGTTTTGGATTAAAGATAAGATGATTTTTAGTATTCCTAAATACCAGAAGTCGATCAAAGAGAATGCACGATCCGAAAGTGACTTTCCACAGTTAGGTTACACAAGTAAAGATGGGGCGTATATTATTCAACATCTTGAATACCCGGTAAGCAACGATACTGCAGCTTTTGTCAATTTAGCTTATTACACCAAATCTGATTTTAAACCAAATTTTGGATTAAAGAACAGTAATGGCAACTACTCAATGAGCCTTTCACAAGGTTATTTTCGTGATGATGATGATAATTGGATCAAAAAAGAACCTGAATTACGAGTAAACTTTGGGGAAAAAATTGGACAGTCTCCATTTAACTATAGTGTTGGAGCAGTTTACGGTAAATGGGTTGATAATTATAAGACTAGTTGGCACCAGGATTACTCAATTTATTTTAGTCGCGACCCGATTGAAATAAATCATACTACCAAGTTATATCTTGGGACTGGCTTTGAATGGGTTCAGGAAAGCTATAATAAGTCTACACAGGAAATTTTCCGGTACGATGCAGTCGTAACCAAGGAGTTTGCACCTCGCTTTAGTTCTTGGGTAGGGTATCATTACTATGATAAAGAGATGAATTTATTTGATTATGATGTTCCTGATTTAAATAAACAACTTGATGTAGGTTTTCACTATAAAATTGACAAAATGAACGCTATTACTTTCAATCAAAGCTATGACATGGAAAATCATCAAATTTTTGATCAGGACTATACTTGGAATCGTGATCTACATTGTTGGCAGGTCGATATTACGTATCGAGCTAAACGGGGAGAACTTAAGTGGTTATTAACTACCAAGCAATGGTAA